The Melitaea cinxia chromosome 30, ilMelCinx1.1, whole genome shotgun sequence sequence CTATTTCCAATTGTACTAAATTCGTCGATAAATATTgacgtcgttttttttcgtttaagaaaaaaaaaaaacaattaatattacattatttacagaaaacggtttgtacaagaaaaaaaatcgatatcttcacaaaaaaatatgtcgGTATGACGTTCGTTAAGTCAACTAGTCATCATgaattcatataataaaaatgtaaaaaaataatgcaacGCAAATAGGACCCAaattattgttagaatttttatctgtttgtctgtgcgtttgtgcatgctaatctcagaaacggcttatccgatttagatgtaaTTTTCACTAATACATTGtagtaagcttcacttaatatttagtgtttgtttcatgtcgatcggatcataaataaaaaagttatgccaatttaaagaatcacgttgaacatgtaaatatccATCATTCGGACAAAGTGGCGGACAGAGCTATCCAATTGATAAATGTCTTAATTAACTAAATGAGCGTAAATTATGTGTCAATGATTATTGAACTTGCGATGTCATGTACGGTAAATGTACGTAATAGACATACAGTTAAAATTACACGTCTTTATAAGACTGTTAACGGTATACCATTGAATTTGTTTAGTGGTATCAAGTATTAGTTTCATTATCTAATTTTGGtgtataaaaatctcgtgtatGGTCGGTGACTCAaccgatttttaaccgacttccgaaaaaggaggaggttctcaattcgattgtatttttttttaacgtatgttacatcagaacttttgaccatgtggaccgatttcgacaattttttttttaatggaaaggtggtgtgtgtcaattagtcccatttaaatttatttgagatctaacaactacttttcgagttaggtatatctaataatgcgtttttacttgacgcttttttcgtcgacctacgttgtattataccgcataactttctactggatgtaccgattttaataatttttaatttaatcgaaagctgatgtttgtcatgtagtcacatataaattttattgagatctgataactactttttgagtaatctttgataacgcgtagttacttgactatttttacgtctatctacgttgtattactcgtcgatataattgaagtcggttttttttcgtttgcgagcaaacacaattattttaatcgaatggtGGTTCGcgttatgtggtcacatttcaatttaattgaaatctgacatgtagttttcgagttatatctaataatgcgtatttactttttcactgggtatatcgattttgatgatgcttgttttaatcgaaagcagatgcttgtcttgtagtcccatttgaatttgttcgagatttgataactacctTTTGAGGAGTCTTTGATAACGctcatttacttgactatttttttcgttgtattaattgtcgatgtaattgaagtcggtttttttctcacaaacacaattattatgattgATTTTTGATTAAGTTTGATTTCCGCTCGCAGTATCCTATATCTATATCTGTAGAAACAGTCGTTTCTGTTATGGTTGTAcatgtctttgtgggtctcttTATAGTGCATCAGAAAGCGCGTGAAACCGTTGttaccggttgttatcgtagACACCTAAGAGCGATTGTTAGTAATAGTACATAAATCCCCCAATCTTCAAGGGGCCCCGAAGGACTGACAATTTCTCTTACacatttattatcaaaacatttttgtcgGGCACATTACACTTTTTTCACAGATCAGTAATCTTATCAGAAGATATTTACAAGGCATATATACTACGCTATTACATCAATGgtcaataaaaacaatgttattataattcgcTTTTTTTGCTTTCCAAAAGGGCCCCAAATTCGTGTGTGCCCAAGGGCCCCAGCCTAGTTTGAGACGGCCCTGGATGCAGCTCCAACttttcatctatatatataaagagaaaGCTTTTGACTCATCACATCATCGTCACATTAGTATTTTGCAGtgcactactggatataggcctctacaagttcaccaaaaaaaatggcgtgaacttatgtgctTCACCCATagagtcaccacgctgggcaggcgggttggtgaccgcagggctggctttgtcgcaccgaaaacggcTTTTGACTAGCGctgggatatatatatacaggatgATTCAGTTCCAAatccaaaaattaatatttatcaccgatttaattaattaattatgattgaagaatgtagattctgtagagaagaatccggcaagaaactccgaagttacttttaaaaaaaaaatgtgttttcttATAATAAGTTAAGTGTATCGACCTTTGGcgtttataaataaacacatctctgttatattgttttctaatgtttacgcgaattttactcatttaatgaaacaacttttttcggattttatcgcggtttattattatcttttgattcccgacgtttcggatactttacagcaaccatggtcacgggggggactgaggtgtcagacgtcccaacgttacaaagttattcgaaactacccgacatacatcaatatcttatacagtcctatctacgcagaatgtgctaattgagtctttaatctgtggtgaattatgcttggtttttgatttaattatattaataatggggtcccaagcaggtggtaattgccagccatcttctctattgaaatttggatgttttttaatttcaatagcctcacggatcatccttggttggaatcggtgttcttttgcgaggatctgtggtttatcgaatctaatataatggctagctgtgtctagactgtgttcacagattgcggacttagtatagcgacgatgttttaagtcagctatatgttctttaacgcgagttttaatcgatcgttttgtttgtcctatataagagagaccacagtcacaatcaagcttgtatactcctgcatcttgtaagggtatatgacacttgacagatggtaaaaattgacttatcgtttttggcggcttgaaaaaagtttttatagaagctcgctttaagatgaagccaatcttgtcagtgacccctttcataaaaggtagcacagcaggtactcgttcgacggtggctggtttcacacgttcactgcgATGAGGACGCGGTACCCGAAGTTGTTGTTGAAGGAAAATGACATGCCGATAGAATATGCTGACCTTCTCAAGCATTGCCTTACATCTGGCTACATGTTGTGGAATAATCAGTTCTACAAGCAAGTAGATGGCGTAGCGATGGGTTCACCAGTATCCCCCGTTGTTGCCGACATATTTATGGAGGACTTCGAGGAGACTGCACTGCGTACCTCGCCCATAACACCCAGGTTCTACAAACGGTATGTAGATGATACTTTCACAATATTACCATCTGATAAAGTATCCATATTCTTACACCATCTTAACTCCATAAATTCCAAAATTCAATTCACAATGGAGTTAGAGGCAAATAAATCTTTAGCTTTCTTAGATGTATTAGTCATCCGTAATCCCAACAATACCTTAAGCCATACAGTGTATAGAAAGCATACCCATACGGATAGGTACTTAAACGGTGAATCACACCATCATCCAACACAGTTAGCTACCGTgggtaaatctttgtttcagagagcacgagggatctgcgatgagcgacacttggagaccgaacttcaacatgtcaagcaagtactgcgagacaacaagcttcgggtaccgcgtcctcatcgcagtgaacgtgtgaaaccagccaccgtcgaacgagtacctgctgtgctaccttttatgaaaggggtcactgacaagattggcttcatcttaaagcgagcttctataaaaacttttttcaagccgccaaaaacgataagtcaatttttaccatctgtcaagtgtcatatacccttacaagatgcaggagtatacaagcttgattgtgactgtggtctctcttatataggacaaacaaaacgatcgattaaaactcgcgttaaagaacatatagctgacttaaaacatcgtcgctatactaagtccgcaatctgtgaacacagtctagacacagctagccattatattagattcgataaaccacagatcctcgcaaaagaacaccgattccaaccaaggatgatccgtgaggctattgaaattaaaaaacatccaaatttcaatagagaagatggctggcaattaccacctgcttgggaccccattattaatataattaaatcaaaaaccaagcataattcaccacagattaaagactcaattagcacattctgcgtagataggactgtataagatattgatgtatgtcgggtagtttcgaataactttgtaacgttgggacgtctgacacctcagtccccccgtgaccatggttgctgtaaagtatccgaaacgtcgggaatcaaaagataataataaaccgcgataaaatccgaaaaaagttgtttcattaaacatCTCTGTTATATTTGACTTGTTTTGAGGTCACGGGCGTCTTAGAATT is a genomic window containing:
- the LOC123668061 gene encoding uncharacterized protein LOC123668061, yielding MRTRYPKLLLKENDMPIEYADLLKHCLTSGYMLWNNQFYKQVDGVAMGSPVSPVVADIFMEDFEETALRTSPITPRFYKRKHTHTDRYLNGESHHHPTQLATVGKSLFQRARGICDERHLETELQHVKQVLRDNKLRVPRPHRSERVKPATVERVPAVLPFMKGVTDKIGFILKRASIKTFFKPPKTISQFLPSVKCHIPLQDAGVYK